A genome region from Cryptosporidium parvum Iowa II chromosome 8, whole genome shotgun sequence includes the following:
- a CDS encoding secrted alpha/beta hydrolase superfamiy protein: protein MWLFKYIFAIISFAYVGIFKVYGEEQKVIPDHFYFEEGSKIQLSHGIVNYQLHKENDDGPISVCLHCFMGTISDCSSISKNLAKNGYRALRFDFYGHGLSQYKNFGQYSVDDYVDQTMELLEKLGLYNVTAISEEELHSSSFIPKLHVIGTSLGGFVAMRIAQRFPKHISKLVLDAPPGLLKKKVAPYLQYSIINYPLQLFANIYSPVWGCYQFMDPPSENLSSPKLDFRAKHYCKQILLTSLQLFLGINLWNNQQIYQEFSKVDVPTLFFWGAEDRLCPLSSAITILNEYVPNTKIIVYENCKHRCSKYCKEQFVEDVIKYFNNELDQELVSMSQYYNSVHDIVHSSEKRSLPSIRGTKTDTLLEPSSIPEDTCSTSTSGSQEIAVQLASSTEENTETGSSMSSSENFDDFCKTKN, encoded by the coding sequence ATGTGGTTATTCAAATACATATTTGCAATCATAAGTTTTGCTTATGTAGGTATCTTCAAAGTTTATGGAGAAGAGCAAAAAGTCATTCCTGACCACTTTTACTTTGAAGAAGGCTCTAAAATCCAATTATCACATGGAATAGTTAATTATCAATTAcataaagaaaatgatgatgGACCTATTTCTGTATGTCTTCATTGTTTTATGGGTACAATTTCAGATTGTTCAAgtatttcaaagaatttaGCTAAGAATGGTTATAGAGCTTTAagatttgatttttatGGGCATGGTTTGTCtcaatataaaaattttggACAATATTCTGTGGATGATTATGTTGACCAAACAATGGAATTACTTGAGAAATTGGGTCTTTACAATGTAACTGCTATTTCTGAAGAAGAGTTACATTCAAGTAGTTTTATACCAAAGTTGCATGTAATAGGTACATCTTTGGGTGGATTTGTAGCAATGAGAATTGCTCAAAGATTTCCAAAACATATTAGCAAGTTAGTTTTAGATGCTCCTCCTGGtttattgaagaagaaagttGCACCTTATTTACAATATTCAATCATTAACTATCCATTACAACTTTTTGCCAATATATACTCACCAGTTTGGGGTTGTTATCAATTTATGGATCCTCCATCTGAGAATCTTTCTTCTCCAAAGCTTGATTTTAGAGCAAAGCACTATTGTAAACAAATACTTTTAACATCTCTACAACTATTTTTGGGAATTAATTTATGGAATAATCAACAAATTTATCAAGAATTTAGTAAAGTCGATGTACCAACTCTTTTTTTCTGGGGAGCTGAAGACAGATTATGCCCACTTTCTTCAGCCATTACTATTCTAAATGAATATGTACCAAACACAAAGATTATTGTTTATGAGAATTGTAAGCATAGATGCTCTAAATATTGTAAAGAACAATTTGTTGAAGATGTtattaaatactttaaCAATGAATTAGACCAAGAACTTGTGTCAATGTCACAATATTACAATTCAGTGCATGATATAGTTCATTCTTCAGAAAAGAGATCACTTCCATCAATTAGAGGTACCAAAACAGATACTTTATTAGAGCCTAGCTCAATACCTGAAGATACATGTTCAACAAGTACATCTGGTAGTCAAGAAATTGCAGTTCAGTTAGCATCCTCAACTGAAGAAAATACCGAGACTGGGAGTTCTATGAGTAGTTCAGAAAATTTCGATGATTTTTGTAAAACTAAGAATTAG